Within the Dolichospermum compactum NIES-806 genome, the region ATAGATTTCAATAATTTCTAGGTTTACTAGCGGTGGGTATTGTGGTAGTAATTTCATAGATGAACCTCATGTTTAGTCAGGATAAGCAATGTTAACAATTTCAAAATTTCGCCAAGGTTCTTGATTAACTGGAAACCACCAAGTATGATGATCATTACCTGTTTTCCTGGAAGGTGTGTTTAATATTTTTTCTATAACTCCACAAACAGCATTAATCATCTGCTCTCTATCTTCCGATTTCCATTTGCTATTTGATTTAAGTTTACCCATACATGAAGTTGCAACTCCTTCCATTAACTGGGCTAATTTCTGGTAATTCTGTATCTTTTTATTTTTCTCTAATTATAATTTTATATCACTAAAAGTCCTTAGTTCTGTGTCATTCTCCGCGCCTTTGCGTCTCTGTGCGAAACAGAATCTTAATCTTCCAGTTTATCAGCCACCGCCTCCTGTCTTGTGTTTCCATAAGCCAACACACCAGAAAATCAATCACTATCCGCAATAAAGGGTTCATTTTCCTCTTGTTCAAGTTCTATTTTCAAGTTCACATCCCCAAACGGTAAGGTAATAAAAGCCATATTTAGTAAAAATAAACAAAATAGATGACATCCATAGAATCCCACAAAAAAGCCAAAGCCCTCAAACCCGGAAGCGTGCGCCCCGCCAAAGAACTATGTAGCGAATGCGGACTATGCGACACCTACTATATCCACTACGTCAAAGAAGCCTGCGCCTTCATTACCCAAAGAATAGACGAACTAGAAACCAGCGCCCATAAACGCCCCCGCAACCTCGAAAACGAAAACGAACTCTACTTTGGAGTTCATCAAGAAATGATGTCCGCCAGAAAACAACAACCCATAGAAGGCGCACAATGGACAGGAATAGTGAGCAGCATAGCCATAGAAATGCTCAATCGTGGCTTAGTAGAAGGCGTAGTCTGCGTCCAAAACAGCAAAGAAGACCGCTTTCAACCCATGCCTATCATAGCGCGAACCCCCGAAGAAATACTAGCAGCCAAAGTCAATAAACCCACCCTATCCCCCAACCTATCCGTATTAGAACAGATAGAAAAATCGGGAATGAAACGGTTATTAGTGATTGGAGTAGGTTGTCAAATCCAAGCATTACGAGCCGTTGAGAAAAAACTTGGACTAGAAAAACTCTACGTACTAGGAACACCCTGCGTAGATAACGTTACCCGCGCCGGACTGCAAAAATTCCTAGAAACCACCAGCCGTTCCCCCGAAACAGTCGTCAGCTACGAATTTATGCAAGACTTCCGAGTCCACTTCAAACACGAAGACGGTTCAGAAGAAACAGTCCCCTTCTTCGGCTTAAAAACCAACGTCCTCAAAGACATCTTCGCCCCATCATGTATGAGTTGCTTCGATTACGTCAACTCCCTCGCTGATATCGTCGTCGGGTATATGGGCGCACCTTACCAATGGCAATGGATAGTAGTCAGAAACGATACAGGCAAAGAAATGCTCGAACTGGTAAAAGACCAACTCAACACCCAGCCCGTCACGTCCCAAGGAAACCGGAAACCAGCAGTACAGCAAAGCATACCAGCTTATGATCAAGCCGTCACCTTACCCATGTGGGCAGCGAAATTAATGGGTGTGGTGATAGATAAGATTGGCCCCAAAGGACTGGAATATGCGAGATTTTCCATAGATTCCCACTTTGCGAGAAATTATTTGTATGTGAAGCGGAATCATGGAGAGAAATTAGAAGCTCATGTACCGGAGTTTGCGAAGCGGATAGTGGAGCAGTATAAGTTACCGGAATAAGGTCTCACGCAAAGGCGCAAAGACGCAAAGGGAAGAAGCGTCTTTGTCCTGAGTTTATAGGTTGTTCGCAATGCGGGAGATTCCGTCTTTGATGAGAAATGATCCGAAGTTTATGAGTAAACCAAGGCGTTTATCAGCGAGACGAAGGTAAGTTAATAGTTGTTTTTTATGCACCGGGTGAACTGTTTCTACAGATTTAAGTTCGATAATAACTTTGTTTTCAACTATTAAATCAGCCCGAAAACCTATCTCTAGATGAACATCTTCATAAACTACAGGTATGGGTTGCTCCGCTTTTACCTGCAATCCTCGCTTTCCTAACTCATATTCCAGAACAGACTGGTAAACAGATTCCAACAAACCTGCTCCCAACTTCGTATGAATTTTATACGCAGCATCAACAACCTCCCTTGCAATCTCATTCTCATTCATTTTCTTACCTTTGCGCCTTTGCGCCTTTGCGTGAGGATTATTCTATATTTATCACCGCCTCAATAGCCGCTTGTAAAGCAAGAGATACATGAGTCCAATGAGTCCCCCCTTGGCAATAAACCACATAAGGTTCTCGCAATGGACCATCTGCTGATAACTCTAAGGTACTGCCTTCGATAAATGTCCCCCCAGCCATGACTACTTGGCTTTCGTAGCCTGGCATATCGTCGGGTATGGGTTCCAGGTAAGAACCGATGGGGGAATGCTGCTGTATGGCTTTGCAGAAGGCGATTAGTTTTTTGGCTGAACCGAGTTTAATGGCTTGAATCACATCTCCTCTGGGTGCTAATGGTGGGGGGTTGACTGGATAACCCAGTTTGTCAAATACATAACCTGTTAGGTATGTTCCTTTCATCGCTTCCCCTACCATCTGCGGGGCTAAAAATAATCCTTGGAATAACAGGCGATTTTGATCGAAGGTTGCTCCGCCTTCGCTACCAATTCCGGGGGCTGTCAGTCTACAAGCGGCGGCTTCTACTAGGTCTGCTCGTCCGGCTATATAACCACCTGCACTCACGACTGTACCTCCAGGATTTTTAATCAATGACCCGGCCATGAGGTCAGCACCAATATGGGTTGGTTCTTGGGTTTCTATGAATTCGCCGTAGCAGTTGTCTACAAAACAAACGGTGTGAGGATTTTGCTGTTTGACGATGTGGACAATTTTTTCTATGTCGCCTATGGAAAGGCTTGTCCGCCATGAATATCCGCAGGAACGTTGAATCAATACTAACTTTGTGTTGTCGGTAATGCTAGAGCCTAAGTTTTGCCAATCTATTTTTCCTTGATCAGTTAATTCCAATTGGCGGTATTTTATGCCAAAATCAATAAGAGAACCTTGGCCTTGTCCTCTCAAGCCAATTACCTCTTCCAAAGTATCGTAGGGAGAACCGACTACTGCTAACATTTCATCCCCAGGACGAAGTACACCATACAGCGCACAAGCGATCGCATGAGTTCCCGAAACAAACTGCACTCGCACCACCGCAGATTCAGCACCCATCACTTGGGCAAAAACTTTATCTAAGGTTTCTCGTCCTAAATCATCGTGTCCGTAGCCACTGACACCAGCAAAATGGTGTGCGCCTACTCGGTGATGACGAAAGGCATCTAATACTCGTTTAAGATTATGCTTGACCTGAGCGTCAATACCAGAAAAAATTTCTAATAGTGCCTGTTCTGCTTCCCGCAGCTGTTCAAAGCTGTTCATCTTTTCCTCATTGAAAAACATAAAATAGATATGCGGATTCTAGGATCGCGCAGACTAGGCTGAA harbors:
- a CDS encoding Coenzyme F420 hydrogenase/dehydrogenase, beta subunit C-terminal domain, with amino-acid sequence MTSIESHKKAKALKPGSVRPAKELCSECGLCDTYYIHYVKEACAFITQRIDELETSAHKRPRNLENENELYFGVHQEMMSARKQQPIEGAQWTGIVSSIAIEMLNRGLVEGVVCVQNSKEDRFQPMPIIARTPEEILAAKVNKPTLSPNLSVLEQIEKSGMKRLLVIGVGCQIQALRAVEKKLGLEKLYVLGTPCVDNVTRAGLQKFLETTSRSPETVVSYEFMQDFRVHFKHEDGSEETVPFFGLKTNVLKDIFAPSCMSCFDYVNSLADIVVGYMGAPYQWQWIVVRNDTGKEMLELVKDQLNTQPVTSQGNRKPAVQQSIPAYDQAVTLPMWAAKLMGVVIDKIGPKGLEYARFSIDSHFARNYLYVKRNHGEKLEAHVPEFAKRIVEQYKLPE
- a CDS encoding GxxExxY protein encodes the protein MNENEIAREVVDAAYKIHTKLGAGLLESVYQSVLEYELGKRGLQVKAEQPIPVVYEDVHLEIGFRADLIVENKVIIELKSVETVHPVHKKQLLTYLRLADKRLGLLINFGSFLIKDGISRIANNL
- a CDS encoding methionine gamma-lyase family protein, with product MNSFEQLREAEQALLEIFSGIDAQVKHNLKRVLDAFRHHRVGAHHFAGVSGYGHDDLGRETLDKVFAQVMGAESAVVRVQFVSGTHAIACALYGVLRPGDEMLAVVGSPYDTLEEVIGLRGQGQGSLIDFGIKYRQLELTDQGKIDWQNLGSSITDNTKLVLIQRSCGYSWRTSLSIGDIEKIVHIVKQQNPHTVCFVDNCYGEFIETQEPTHIGADLMAGSLIKNPGGTVVSAGGYIAGRADLVEAAACRLTAPGIGSEGGATFDQNRLLFQGLFLAPQMVGEAMKGTYLTGYVFDKLGYPVNPPPLAPRGDVIQAIKLGSAKKLIAFCKAIQQHSPIGSYLEPIPDDMPGYESQVVMAGGTFIEGSTLELSADGPLREPYVVYCQGGTHWTHVSLALQAAIEAVINIE